In one Candidatus Nanopelagicus limnes genomic region, the following are encoded:
- a CDS encoding peptidoglycan D,D-transpeptidase FtsI family protein, whose product MNQQLLVQDRIRKIVAIAIVIFLLFGLRLIEIQAIRAKGYVEKADTELSKSATLLAPRGTIYDINGVELARSISAMNIAVDQTVVNDPIAAALVVAPILGMTPAQLAPQLTGDRRYVLIAKDITPEKWRQVYEAIGAYNSEVLKTKEGISKRIGGFVPERSYIRDYPSGKLTSSLVGIINDQGFGASGIESSLNGLLAGVNGKYVYANGRGNIIPGSERVSVEAKSGTSVRLTIDRDVQWVAQNAISQAVSASRAQSGTVIVMDPKTGAILAQASAPTFDPSISSSITLEKLKNPAVQEVYEPGSTGKVITVAAALQEGLVTPESVFTIPYKMKVADQYFHDHEKHPTQRLTTAGVLAVSSNTGSIQIGQKLGKDVLYDYLRKFGIGESTNSKLPGESAGILHPVKNWSGTSLPTIAFGQGYSLTAMQATSVFATIANDGVRVSPSILAGVVDESGKYTPAKPNNSVRVLSSQTATDMRAMMESVVSSNGTAPSAAISGYRIAGKTGTANRFNSACKCYSGYTASFIGFAPADAPKYVISVTIQDPKGMHWGGALAGPVFKKVMSFVLQSERIQPTIAPKTTFTLTEAALKSSKSKNDKAGA is encoded by the coding sequence ATGAACCAACAATTACTTGTGCAGGATCGGATTCGAAAAATTGTGGCCATTGCAATTGTCATTTTCTTACTCTTTGGTCTGCGCCTTATTGAAATTCAAGCAATTAGAGCTAAGGGGTATGTCGAAAAAGCTGATACTGAGTTAAGTAAATCCGCCACCTTGCTTGCTCCTAGAGGAACTATTTATGACATTAATGGAGTGGAGCTAGCTAGATCGATCTCTGCTATGAACATCGCAGTTGATCAAACTGTAGTAAATGATCCAATTGCAGCAGCTTTGGTGGTCGCGCCAATCCTAGGTATGACGCCGGCGCAGTTAGCGCCGCAATTAACTGGTGATCGCAGATATGTTTTGATTGCCAAAGATATTACGCCAGAAAAATGGCGGCAGGTATATGAAGCAATTGGCGCCTATAACAGTGAAGTGTTAAAAACTAAGGAAGGTATTAGTAAGCGAATCGGTGGCTTTGTGCCAGAGCGCAGCTACATTCGAGATTATCCAAGCGGAAAATTAACTTCCTCATTAGTTGGAATTATTAATGATCAAGGCTTTGGTGCTTCGGGAATTGAAAGCAGTTTAAATGGCCTACTTGCTGGGGTAAACGGTAAGTATGTATACGCCAACGGCCGAGGAAACATAATTCCAGGATCAGAGCGGGTAAGTGTTGAGGCAAAATCTGGCACAAGTGTTCGGTTAACAATTGATCGAGATGTTCAGTGGGTGGCTCAAAATGCAATTAGCCAGGCAGTTTCAGCATCACGTGCACAATCTGGCACTGTGATTGTGATGGATCCAAAAACTGGCGCCATCTTGGCACAAGCTAGTGCGCCTACTTTTGACCCAAGTATTTCAAGTTCAATTACTTTAGAGAAGTTAAAGAACCCAGCGGTGCAAGAGGTTTATGAACCTGGCTCAACTGGAAAGGTAATTACTGTTGCAGCCGCTCTACAGGAAGGTTTAGTTACACCTGAATCTGTTTTCACAATCCCTTACAAAATGAAGGTTGCAGATCAATACTTTCATGATCATGAAAAACACCCAACCCAGAGATTAACTACCGCAGGTGTGTTAGCTGTATCAAGTAATACTGGATCAATTCAGATCGGACAAAAACTAGGTAAAGATGTTTTATATGATTACCTTCGAAAATTTGGTATTGGAGAGAGCACTAATTCAAAACTACCGGGTGAATCAGCTGGAATTTTGCATCCAGTTAAAAACTGGTCCGGCACCTCACTTCCAACAATTGCATTTGGTCAAGGGTATTCACTAACAGCAATGCAAGCGACCTCTGTGTTTGCAACAATCGCAAATGATGGCGTGCGTGTTTCACCTTCAATACTTGCTGGCGTTGTTGATGAAAGCGGTAAGTACACACCTGCTAAACCAAATAATTCAGTGCGGGTGCTTAGCTCACAAACTGCAACTGATATGCGGGCGATGATGGAGAGTGTGGTTTCAAGCAATGGAACTGCTCCAAGTGCTGCTATTTCAGGCTATCGAATTGCTGGAAAAACTGGAACTGCAAATCGATTTAATTCTGCTTGTAAATGTTACAGCGGATATACCGCATCATTTATTGGTTTCGCACCAGCAGATGCGCCAAAGTATGTAATTAGTGTGACAATTCAAGATCCAAAAGGTATGCACTGGGGTGGGGCTTTAGCTGGTCCAGTGTTTAAAAAAGTTATGAGCTTTGTTCTACAAAGTGAGCGAATACAGCCAACTATCGCGCCTAAAACAACATTCACATTAACTGAAGCTGCCCTTAAATCTTCAAAGAGTAAGAATGACAAGGCTGGTGCCTAG
- a CDS encoding UDP-N-acetylmuramoyl-L-alanyl-D-glutamate--2,6-diaminopimelate ligase: protein MRIIPGTPLAKSLLEFDSKIFDQRVFISGVSINAQKVVPGDLFIAFAGANTHGVSYLEQAISNGAVAVLSDQKIKSSIPSFIHPKPREIVGPISAWLHGHPFESMKAIGITGTNGKTTTANLVKQIWQLNSIKSGLIGTLGVEIGEEKLESARTTPEADDLQAIAGAMVEQGCKNLVMEVSSHAIDQGRIKSAKYEVVAFSNLTQDHLDYHLNMENYFQAKAKLFTSEYAKVAVINIDDSYGKKLSHQVKIPVVSVSRKDSNADFYLAKAEIKNGLYQVEIKSKSGESLIENFALLGDYNLDNLLLAVAIVNSVGLSLDKIAPTIGKLHSVPGRLESVNAGQKFTALVDYAHTPDAVERVIATVKSVTDGKIIGVLGCGGDRDASKRSVMGHALFNGCDLAVFTSDNPRSESAESILKEMTKGLDLGKKGFIEIDRKSAIDLAVKNAQSGDVVLLMGKGHESGQEVNSVVTPFDDRVELAESIKRLVR, encoded by the coding sequence ATGAGAATCATTCCTGGCACACCTTTAGCAAAATCTTTACTGGAGTTTGATTCAAAGATATTCGATCAGCGGGTTTTTATCAGTGGGGTTTCAATAAATGCGCAAAAAGTAGTGCCTGGTGATCTATTCATTGCGTTCGCTGGAGCTAACACACATGGCGTTTCCTATCTAGAGCAGGCGATAAGTAATGGCGCAGTTGCAGTTTTAAGTGATCAAAAAATTAAATCTTCAATTCCATCCTTCATTCACCCAAAACCACGTGAAATTGTTGGTCCAATCTCTGCCTGGCTTCATGGACACCCATTTGAAAGTATGAAAGCAATAGGAATAACCGGCACTAACGGAAAGACAACTACTGCCAATTTAGTGAAGCAAATCTGGCAACTGAATTCAATTAAGTCAGGATTAATTGGAACACTTGGTGTTGAAATAGGGGAGGAGAAATTAGAAAGCGCTCGAACCACACCTGAGGCTGATGACCTGCAGGCAATTGCTGGGGCAATGGTTGAGCAAGGATGTAAAAATCTGGTGATGGAAGTTAGCAGCCATGCAATTGATCAAGGCCGGATTAAGAGCGCAAAATATGAGGTTGTAGCCTTTTCTAACCTGACCCAAGATCACTTGGATTATCACCTTAATATGGAGAATTACTTCCAAGCTAAGGCCAAGCTATTTACATCTGAGTACGCAAAAGTTGCAGTGATTAATATTGATGATTCATATGGAAAAAAACTATCACACCAAGTGAAGATCCCAGTTGTCAGCGTATCGCGCAAAGACTCAAATGCAGATTTCTACCTGGCAAAAGCTGAGATTAAAAATGGTCTCTACCAAGTTGAGATAAAGAGTAAATCAGGTGAGAGCTTGATTGAAAACTTTGCATTGCTTGGAGATTACAATTTAGATAATCTCCTTTTAGCGGTAGCCATTGTTAATTCTGTAGGTTTGTCCTTAGACAAAATTGCGCCCACAATCGGTAAATTACACAGTGTGCCTGGCAGGCTAGAGAGTGTTAACGCTGGTCAGAAATTTACCGCCTTAGTTGATTATGCCCACACGCCAGATGCTGTGGAAAGAGTTATTGCAACAGTAAAATCAGTGACCGATGGAAAAATAATTGGGGTACTTGGCTGTGGTGGAGACAGAGATGCTAGTAAACGCTCAGTAATGGGGCATGCGTTGTTTAATGGATGTGATCTTGCAGTATTTACTAGCGATAATCCAAGGAGTGAATCGGCTGAGTCTATTTTGAAGGAAATGACTAAGGGCTTAGACCTTGGTAAAAAAGGATTTATTGAAATAGATCGAAAAAGTGCAATTGATTTAGCAGTTAAAAACGCTCAAAGCGGTGATGTAGTTTTATTGATGGGCAAGGGTCATGAGAGTGGGCAAGAGGTAAATTCAGTTGTTACGCCATTTGATGATCGTGTTGAATTAGCTGAATCAATCAAGCGATTGGTCCGTTAA
- a CDS encoding UDP-N-acetylmuramoyl-tripeptide--D-alanyl-D-alanine ligase, translating into MLKISAAEFAKIVAGQLHEISESTMIDQVPVINSKNATKDSFFVAFEGQQVDGHNFVTEAINLGAKFALVSKPVSEPHILVADTGKALIDLAIYIRSKLPELKIVGITGSQGKTTSKEFLHSILKLEGETVATAGNFNTDIGVPLTLLRCNDQTKFCILEMGARHSGDIAKLTKIAKPNVGVVLVVGTAHIGEFGSVEAIAKTKAELITNLPANSTAVLGSYDIYTPKMAESLELKKVLFGVNQNVRAADLEMHGGYAHFDLVTPAGRNPVSLQVLGEHQVPNALAAAAAAFALGVVNENIAVGLTTATLDSKWRMQIEEIKGIHLIHDYYNANPESMKAALKTLILLSQESGGASWAILGKMHELGATEAEGHKEVTAFSKEIGLDHLLAVATDLYQDVQNQSDSEHMLLHNCPNPESVLQLVDNLSSGDVILLKASRSERFEDLANAIKAKLIGDQT; encoded by the coding sequence ATGCTAAAAATTAGCGCAGCTGAATTCGCCAAGATAGTTGCCGGCCAGCTTCATGAAATCTCTGAGTCGACCATGATCGATCAAGTTCCGGTTATCAACTCAAAAAACGCAACAAAGGATTCATTTTTTGTTGCCTTTGAGGGCCAGCAGGTGGATGGGCACAATTTTGTCACCGAAGCGATTAATCTTGGAGCAAAGTTTGCTTTAGTAAGTAAACCTGTTTCCGAACCTCATATATTGGTAGCCGACACTGGTAAAGCTTTAATTGATTTAGCTATATACATTCGATCAAAATTACCTGAGCTAAAAATTGTCGGCATCACTGGCTCGCAGGGTAAAACCACTTCTAAAGAATTCTTACACTCAATTCTTAAACTTGAAGGTGAAACCGTAGCAACGGCTGGAAACTTTAATACCGATATTGGTGTTCCACTGACCCTGTTGCGCTGCAATGATCAAACCAAGTTTTGTATTTTAGAGATGGGCGCAAGACACTCTGGTGATATCGCAAAGTTAACAAAAATAGCCAAACCAAATGTGGGAGTAGTGCTAGTTGTTGGTACTGCACACATTGGTGAGTTTGGCTCGGTTGAGGCAATCGCTAAGACCAAGGCAGAGTTGATAACAAATTTGCCGGCTAATTCAACTGCAGTACTTGGAAGTTATGATATTTACACTCCTAAGATGGCAGAATCTTTGGAGTTAAAAAAAGTTTTGTTCGGAGTTAATCAAAATGTTAGGGCTGCAGATTTAGAAATGCATGGTGGGTATGCTCACTTTGATTTGGTTACACCTGCCGGCAGAAATCCAGTTTCTTTGCAGGTTTTAGGTGAACACCAAGTTCCTAATGCACTTGCAGCCGCCGCCGCAGCTTTTGCTTTGGGAGTTGTTAATGAAAATATTGCAGTTGGTTTAACGACTGCCACTTTAGATAGTAAATGGCGGATGCAAATAGAGGAGATCAAGGGCATTCACTTGATTCATGATTATTACAATGCTAATCCAGAGAGCATGAAGGCAGCTCTAAAAACTTTGATTTTATTAAGTCAGGAAAGTGGTGGAGCTAGCTGGGCAATTCTTGGCAAAATGCATGAATTGGGTGCTACTGAGGCAGAAGGCCATAAAGAGGTTACGGCTTTTTCTAAGGAGATTGGCCTTGACCACCTGCTGGCTGTGGCGACTGATCTTTATCAAGACGTTCAGAATCAATCTGATTCCGAACATATGCTCCTACATAACTGCCCAAACCCTGAATCTGTTTTACAGTTGGTCGATAATCTTTCAAGTGGAGATGTAATTTTGTTGAAAGCATCGCGCTCTGAAAGGTTTGAAGATTTAGCAAATGCCATTAAGGCCAAACTGATTGGAGATCAGACGTGA
- the mraY gene encoding phospho-N-acetylmuramoyl-pentapeptide-transferase, which produces MKGILLSGAISAIFAFFATPALIKLLAKKGYGQIIRDDGPTTHHVKRGTPTMGGISLITAAITGYFASHLLTGVSATTSALLVIALIIGLGFVGFLDDWLKVAKQKSMGLNAKQKLLGQAIVAGSFAYAGLQFPDKNGLTPISMNLSTVRDTSIKLGMVLVIIWVILMVLGTSNGVNLTDGLDGLATGAAVMVFTSFILIGVWEFGQSCAVSPGLKCYEVRDPLDLAVLAAALAGACGGFLWWNASPAKIFMGDVGSLALGGALAGIAITLRTQLLLVVLGFIFVLITSSVILQVAYFKISGGKRIFKMAPLQHHFELMGWGEVTIVIRFWIIASLGVAAGLGLFYAQWVVS; this is translated from the coding sequence GTGAAAGGCATATTACTTTCAGGAGCTATCTCTGCGATTTTTGCATTCTTTGCAACTCCAGCTTTAATCAAATTACTAGCAAAAAAAGGTTACGGCCAGATTATTCGAGATGATGGTCCAACCACTCATCATGTTAAGCGCGGTACTCCTACTATGGGTGGAATTTCTTTAATCACTGCAGCTATCACCGGTTATTTTGCGAGTCATTTGCTAACTGGTGTGTCAGCTACTACTTCGGCGCTTCTAGTAATAGCACTAATTATTGGGTTAGGTTTTGTTGGTTTCTTAGATGACTGGTTAAAGGTTGCTAAACAAAAATCTATGGGTTTAAATGCAAAACAAAAATTGTTAGGACAAGCAATAGTTGCTGGATCATTTGCATATGCTGGATTACAATTCCCAGATAAAAATGGATTAACGCCAATCTCTATGAATCTATCAACAGTTAGAGATACTTCAATAAAACTTGGAATGGTGCTGGTAATTATTTGGGTTATTTTGATGGTTCTAGGAACTAGTAACGGCGTGAATTTAACTGATGGCTTAGACGGTTTGGCCACCGGCGCTGCAGTAATGGTGTTCACTTCATTTATTTTGATTGGCGTTTGGGAGTTTGGCCAAAGCTGCGCGGTTTCTCCTGGCTTAAAATGTTATGAGGTTAGAGATCCGTTGGACCTTGCAGTTTTAGCAGCCGCATTAGCAGGAGCTTGTGGTGGATTTTTATGGTGGAATGCTTCGCCTGCAAAGATATTTATGGGAGATGTTGGCTCGTTAGCACTGGGTGGCGCACTTGCTGGAATTGCAATCACGTTAAGAACTCAACTACTTCTTGTAGTGCTTGGATTTATTTTTGTTTTGATTACATCTTCAGTTATTTTGCAAGTGGCCTATTTCAAAATTTCTGGTGGCAAACGGATTTTCAAGATGGCTCCACTACAACACCATTTTGAGTTAATGGGTTGGGGAGAGGTAACAATCGTTATTAGATTTTGGATTATTGCAAGCCTTGGTGTTGCAGCAGGTTTAGGCCTCTTCTATGCCCAATGGGTTGTTTCCTAG
- the murD gene encoding UDP-N-acetylmuramoyl-L-alanine--D-glutamate ligase: MSYVSELAGKKCLVIGAGVTGQAVDKALKKFGAISYLFDEKTNLESKVINQIPKEIDFAVVSPGWRADHPVILNLKNLGIEIIGEVDFAWKIKEVIAPSQKWVALTGTNGKTTTIKMVESIFKSAKINGAACGNVGQTVIESVMQEPALDYLALELSSFQIHWSDLPKYESVALLNIAEDHIDWHGNFDNYAQAKLKLLKQAKKSFVNKSDKVLSNKVQGGSVIWFSLDTPQPGELGVVENLLIDRAFSPSPSEANEISELVDITPTVPHNIMNALAASALALSLGVKHASIKDGLKNFSTDHHRMQLVLSKDEINWVDDSKATNPHAAIASLLSYFNVIWIAGGLAKGASMGELASRAGSRIKSVILIGQDREIIAQAFAKHSPTTQLVRVDQSSDAKQLMKDVVAQAKKTAKSGDTVLLAPACASMDQFDSYVERGQLFAQAVKELV; encoded by the coding sequence ATGAGCTATGTTTCAGAATTAGCTGGAAAAAAATGTTTGGTTATCGGTGCAGGAGTCACCGGTCAGGCCGTTGACAAAGCATTAAAGAAATTTGGGGCTATCTCATATCTTTTTGATGAAAAAACCAACTTAGAATCAAAGGTTATCAACCAAATTCCCAAAGAAATTGATTTCGCTGTGGTTTCACCCGGCTGGCGGGCTGATCATCCAGTGATACTTAATCTTAAGAATTTAGGAATTGAAATTATTGGTGAGGTTGATTTTGCTTGGAAAATTAAAGAAGTGATTGCACCAAGCCAAAAATGGGTTGCGTTAACTGGTACTAATGGCAAAACCACCACGATTAAAATGGTGGAATCGATATTTAAGAGCGCAAAAATCAATGGTGCGGCTTGTGGCAATGTTGGTCAAACCGTTATTGAATCTGTAATGCAAGAGCCTGCTCTAGATTACTTGGCATTAGAGTTGTCATCTTTTCAAATTCACTGGAGTGACTTACCTAAGTATGAGTCGGTAGCACTTCTTAATATTGCTGAAGATCACATTGACTGGCATGGCAATTTTGATAACTATGCGCAAGCAAAGCTAAAACTACTTAAGCAAGCAAAGAAATCTTTTGTGAATAAATCCGACAAAGTCTTATCAAATAAAGTTCAAGGTGGATCAGTAATTTGGTTCTCACTCGATACACCGCAACCAGGTGAATTAGGAGTTGTTGAGAACTTATTAATTGACCGAGCTTTTTCTCCTTCACCAAGTGAAGCAAATGAGATATCAGAGCTAGTTGATATCACTCCAACTGTTCCTCACAACATCATGAATGCATTGGCTGCTTCCGCACTTGCTTTATCTCTTGGAGTTAAACATGCATCTATTAAAGATGGATTAAAGAATTTTTCAACTGATCATCACCGTATGCAGCTGGTTCTAAGTAAGGATGAAATAAATTGGGTTGATGATTCAAAGGCAACAAATCCTCATGCTGCGATTGCTTCACTGCTTTCATATTTCAATGTGATTTGGATTGCTGGTGGATTAGCAAAGGGCGCCAGTATGGGTGAATTAGCCAGCAGAGCTGGAAGCCGGATTAAATCAGTAATCCTCATTGGCCAAGATCGAGAGATCATCGCCCAGGCATTTGCGAAGCACTCACCAACTACACAATTAGTCAGAGTTGATCAAAGTAGTGATGCTAAACAACTAATGAAAGATGTTGTTGCGCAAGCGAAGAAAACTGCAAAATCTGGCGACACGGTTTTATTAGCTCCTGCGTGTGCATCAATGGATCAGT